A DNA window from Aphelocoma coerulescens isolate FSJ_1873_10779 chromosome 7, UR_Acoe_1.0, whole genome shotgun sequence contains the following coding sequences:
- the CARF gene encoding calcium-responsive transcription factor isoform X2 — MDSRDPLFGQSDSPTALPITVPLSGSSPPLAVPARPPQPRSHCAEEFHLAEQPRQPLCELQPLGGPSAPMMIVASQSENGQVLHVIPSAQPGVTQVIIPPGQLLDMTGTQDISEEKCGDGNLQTVVVASIADSASSYILHPQASLTVSKKTTTRVVENPFPIPLQPLPLNTPAWARRLRSCERIGDSYRGYCVSETELESVLTLHKQQTQSVWGTRQSPSPAKPATRLMWKSQYVPYDGIPFVNAGSRAIVMECQYGPRRKGFQPKKAGEQESTSGQLYKATCPARIYIKKVQKFPEYRVPTDPKIDKKIIRMEQEKAFNMLKKNLIDAGGVLRWYVQLPTQQAHQYHEMETSCLPPSPSHFSVSSEEEEEVVRDENSTLPSRLHPQVADKIRELVSQGIEQVYAVRKQLRKYVERELFTPDEVPERHNLSFFPTVNDIKNHIHEVQKSLRNGEMVYNSESIPATLQWTTDSGNVLTETVTVAFASPPSDGSSGGESVITKAESNQSGESLIPETAQLLSSLSSLQPKIFAQLQGLQLQSTFTSTNGSTALIAVNNHSPPSPSSFLDSLGGAITSHSLALSQGHSLQAGAGLTQRSAAAAAFGTLPGSDQSLVAMGQLVPAGGVDDSRSLEGGVHQILLGDVQTIPVQIVDSHPALKILFFAE; from the exons ATGGATTCCAGGGATCCGTTGTTTGGCCAGAGTGActctcccacagccctgcccatcACAGTCCCTCTCTCGGGCAGTTCTCCACCACTGGCTGTGCCGGCACGGCCGCCCCAGCCACGGTCCCATTGTGCAGAGGAATTCCAcctggcagagcagcccaggcagcccctctgtgagctgcagcccctgggaggGCCCAGTGCACCCATG ATGATTGTTGCCAGCCAGTCAGAAAATGGACAGGTGCTGCATGTCATTCCTTCTGCCCAGCCAGGAGTGACCCAAGTGATTATTCCCCCAGGTCAGCTTTTGGATATGACTGGCACACAGG atATTTCGGAAGAGAAGTGTGGTGATGGGAATCTGCAGACTGTGGTGGTGGCTTCTATAGCAGACAGTGCAAGCAGTTACATTCTACATCCACAGGCATCTCTCACTGTATCGAAAAAAACAACTACCAG ggtaGTGGAAAATCCTTTTCCCATCCCTCTTCAGCCATTGCCACTAAACACACCTGCATGGGCGCGCCGTCTCAGGAGCTGTGAG AGAATTGGGGACTCGTACCGCGGCTATTGTGTGAGCGAGACAGAGTTAGAGAGCGTTCTCACGCTACACAAGCAGCAAACACAAAGTGTGTGGGGGACGCGCCAGTCTCCAAGCCCAGCCAAACCCGCCACACGGTTGATGTGGAAATCTCAGTATGTCCCATATGATGGGATCCCCTTTGTCAATGCAG GAAGCAGAGCCATTGTAATGGAGTGCCAATATGGGCCaaggaggaaaggatttcagCCCAAAAAAGCTGGTGAGCAGGAAAGCACCTCTGGCCAGCTGTACAAAGCCACTTGTCCAGCAAG GATCTATATTAAAAAGGTTCAAAAGTTTCCGGAATACAGGGTTCCTACTGACCCTAAAATTGACAAGAAAATCATAAGAATGGAGCAGGAGAAAGCATTCAACATGCTGAAGAAGAACTTGATAGATGCTGGTGGTGTCCTCAG GTGGTATGTACAGTTACCTACTCAGCAAGCCCACCAATATCATGAAATGGAAActtcctgcctccctccttcGCCCTCCCATTTTTCTGTGTcttctgaggaggaggaggaagttgTTAGAGATGAGAACAGTACTCTGCCTTCTCGACTTCATCCTCAAGTGGCAGACAAGATCCGAGAACTGGTGTCTCAGGGAATAGAGCAGGTCTACGCAGTGAGGAAGCAGCTAAG AAAGTATGTGGAAAGAGAATTATTCACGCCTGATGAAGTGCCAGAAAGACATAACCTGTCCTTCTTCCCCACTGTGAATGACATCAAGAACCACATTCATGAAGTGCAGAAGTCCCTAAGGAATGGAGAGATGGTGTATAATTCAGAAAGTATCCCAGCAACG ctgcaATGGACCACAGACAGTGGGAATGTCCTCACAGAAACAGTGACTGTTGCGtttgcctcaccaccttcagaTG GGAGCTCAGGAGGGGAGTCAGTCATCACCAAAGCAGAATCCAACCAGAGTGGGGAGTCCTTGATACCAGAAACAGCTCAGCTGTTGTCTTCACTCTCTTCACTTCAGCCCAAGATATTTGCACAACTTCAG GGATTACAGCTGCAGTCAACATTTACCTCAACAAACGGATCAACGGCCCTGATAGCTGTAAATAAccattcccctcccagcccttcgAGTTTCCTGGATTCCCTAGGGGGTGCAATAACCAGCCATTCTCTAGCACTTAGTCAGGGGCACAGCCTGCAAGCAGGTGCTGGCCTAACGCAGcgtagtgctgctgctgctgcttttgggacTCTGCCTGGCTCTGATCAGAGTCTGGTTGCCATGGGCCAGCTGGTACCAGCTGGAGGGGTGGATGACTCCAGAAGCCTGGAAGGAGGAGTCCATCAGATTCTCTTAGGAGATGTACAGACTATTCCAGTACAGATTGTGGACAGCCATCCAGCACTTA aaattcttttttttgcaGAGTAA
- the CARF gene encoding calcium-responsive transcription factor isoform X7, whose protein sequence is MNRSKHGILGLDGKFFSVPVILLLAGWPCWTSTEPTVMALSSWRIGDSYRGYCVSETELESVLTLHKQQTQSVWGTRQSPSPAKPATRLMWKSQYVPYDGIPFVNAGSRAIVMECQYGPRRKGFQPKKAGEQESTSGQLYKATCPARIYIKKVQKFPEYRVPTDPKIDKKIIRMEQEKAFNMLKKNLIDAGGVLRWYVQLPTQQAHQYHEMETSCLPPSPSHFSVSSEEEEEVVRDENSTLPSRLHPQVADKIRELVSQGIEQVYAVRKQLRKYVERELFTPDEVPERHNLSFFPTVNDIKNHIHEVQKSLRNGEMVYNSESIPATLQWTTDSGNVLTETVTVAFASPPSDGSSGGESVITKAESNQSGESLIPETAQLLSSLSSLQPKIFAQLQGLQLQSTFTSTNGSTALIAVNNHSPPSPSSFLDSLGGAITSHSLALSQGHSLQAGAGLTQRSAAAAAFGTLPGSDQSLVAMGQLVPAGGVDDSRSLEGGVHQILLGDVQTIPVQIVDSHPALTEENTESVVTCVSQVKQEPREKALSMENR, encoded by the exons ATGAACAGAAGCAAGCATGGAATTCTGGGTTTGGATGGAAAGTTCTTCTCTGTCCCAGTAATTTTGTTGCTTGCTGGCTGGCCCTGTTGGACCAGCACTGAACCAACTGTGATGGCACTGAGTAGCTGG AGAATTGGGGACTCGTACCGCGGCTATTGTGTGAGCGAGACAGAGTTAGAGAGCGTTCTCACGCTACACAAGCAGCAAACACAAAGTGTGTGGGGGACGCGCCAGTCTCCAAGCCCAGCCAAACCCGCCACACGGTTGATGTGGAAATCTCAGTATGTCCCATATGATGGGATCCCCTTTGTCAATGCAG GAAGCAGAGCCATTGTAATGGAGTGCCAATATGGGCCaaggaggaaaggatttcagCCCAAAAAAGCTGGTGAGCAGGAAAGCACCTCTGGCCAGCTGTACAAAGCCACTTGTCCAGCAAG GATCTATATTAAAAAGGTTCAAAAGTTTCCGGAATACAGGGTTCCTACTGACCCTAAAATTGACAAGAAAATCATAAGAATGGAGCAGGAGAAAGCATTCAACATGCTGAAGAAGAACTTGATAGATGCTGGTGGTGTCCTCAG GTGGTATGTACAGTTACCTACTCAGCAAGCCCACCAATATCATGAAATGGAAActtcctgcctccctccttcGCCCTCCCATTTTTCTGTGTcttctgaggaggaggaggaagttgTTAGAGATGAGAACAGTACTCTGCCTTCTCGACTTCATCCTCAAGTGGCAGACAAGATCCGAGAACTGGTGTCTCAGGGAATAGAGCAGGTCTACGCAGTGAGGAAGCAGCTAAG AAAGTATGTGGAAAGAGAATTATTCACGCCTGATGAAGTGCCAGAAAGACATAACCTGTCCTTCTTCCCCACTGTGAATGACATCAAGAACCACATTCATGAAGTGCAGAAGTCCCTAAGGAATGGAGAGATGGTGTATAATTCAGAAAGTATCCCAGCAACG ctgcaATGGACCACAGACAGTGGGAATGTCCTCACAGAAACAGTGACTGTTGCGtttgcctcaccaccttcagaTG GGAGCTCAGGAGGGGAGTCAGTCATCACCAAAGCAGAATCCAACCAGAGTGGGGAGTCCTTGATACCAGAAACAGCTCAGCTGTTGTCTTCACTCTCTTCACTTCAGCCCAAGATATTTGCACAACTTCAG GGATTACAGCTGCAGTCAACATTTACCTCAACAAACGGATCAACGGCCCTGATAGCTGTAAATAAccattcccctcccagcccttcgAGTTTCCTGGATTCCCTAGGGGGTGCAATAACCAGCCATTCTCTAGCACTTAGTCAGGGGCACAGCCTGCAAGCAGGTGCTGGCCTAACGCAGcgtagtgctgctgctgctgcttttgggacTCTGCCTGGCTCTGATCAGAGTCTGGTTGCCATGGGCCAGCTGGTACCAGCTGGAGGGGTGGATGACTCCAGAAGCCTGGAAGGAGGAGTCCATCAGATTCTCTTAGGAGATGTACAGACTATTCCAGTACAGATTGTGGACAGCCATCCAGCACTTA ctgaagaaaatacagagaGTGTTGTTACGTGTGTGAGCCAAGTTAAACAAGAACCAAGAGAAAAAGCATTGTCTATGGAAAATAGATAA
- the CARF gene encoding calcium-responsive transcription factor isoform X8, whose amino-acid sequence MWKSQYVPYDGIPFVNAGSRAIVMECQYGPRRKGFQPKKAGEQESTSGQLYKATCPARIYIKKVQKFPEYRVPTDPKIDKKIIRMEQEKAFNMLKKNLIDAGGVLRWYVQLPTQQAHQYHEMETSCLPPSPSHFSVSSEEEEEVVRDENSTLPSRLHPQVADKIRELVSQGIEQVYAVRKQLRKYVERELFTPDEVPERHNLSFFPTVNDIKNHIHEVQKSLRNGEMVYNSESIPATLQWTTDSGNVLTETVTVAFASPPSDGSSGGESVITKAESNQSGESLIPETAQLLSSLSSLQPKIFAQLQGLQLQSTFTSTNGSTALIAVNNHSPPSPSSFLDSLGGAITSHSLALSQGHSLQAGAGLTQRSAAAAAFGTLPGSDQSLVAMGQLVPAGGVDDSRSLEGGVHQILLGDVQTIPVQIVDSHPALTEENTESVVTCVSQVKQEPREKALSMENR is encoded by the exons ATGTGGAAATCTCAGTATGTCCCATATGATGGGATCCCCTTTGTCAATGCAG GAAGCAGAGCCATTGTAATGGAGTGCCAATATGGGCCaaggaggaaaggatttcagCCCAAAAAAGCTGGTGAGCAGGAAAGCACCTCTGGCCAGCTGTACAAAGCCACTTGTCCAGCAAG GATCTATATTAAAAAGGTTCAAAAGTTTCCGGAATACAGGGTTCCTACTGACCCTAAAATTGACAAGAAAATCATAAGAATGGAGCAGGAGAAAGCATTCAACATGCTGAAGAAGAACTTGATAGATGCTGGTGGTGTCCTCAG GTGGTATGTACAGTTACCTACTCAGCAAGCCCACCAATATCATGAAATGGAAActtcctgcctccctccttcGCCCTCCCATTTTTCTGTGTcttctgaggaggaggaggaagttgTTAGAGATGAGAACAGTACTCTGCCTTCTCGACTTCATCCTCAAGTGGCAGACAAGATCCGAGAACTGGTGTCTCAGGGAATAGAGCAGGTCTACGCAGTGAGGAAGCAGCTAAG AAAGTATGTGGAAAGAGAATTATTCACGCCTGATGAAGTGCCAGAAAGACATAACCTGTCCTTCTTCCCCACTGTGAATGACATCAAGAACCACATTCATGAAGTGCAGAAGTCCCTAAGGAATGGAGAGATGGTGTATAATTCAGAAAGTATCCCAGCAACG ctgcaATGGACCACAGACAGTGGGAATGTCCTCACAGAAACAGTGACTGTTGCGtttgcctcaccaccttcagaTG GGAGCTCAGGAGGGGAGTCAGTCATCACCAAAGCAGAATCCAACCAGAGTGGGGAGTCCTTGATACCAGAAACAGCTCAGCTGTTGTCTTCACTCTCTTCACTTCAGCCCAAGATATTTGCACAACTTCAG GGATTACAGCTGCAGTCAACATTTACCTCAACAAACGGATCAACGGCCCTGATAGCTGTAAATAAccattcccctcccagcccttcgAGTTTCCTGGATTCCCTAGGGGGTGCAATAACCAGCCATTCTCTAGCACTTAGTCAGGGGCACAGCCTGCAAGCAGGTGCTGGCCTAACGCAGcgtagtgctgctgctgctgcttttgggacTCTGCCTGGCTCTGATCAGAGTCTGGTTGCCATGGGCCAGCTGGTACCAGCTGGAGGGGTGGATGACTCCAGAAGCCTGGAAGGAGGAGTCCATCAGATTCTCTTAGGAGATGTACAGACTATTCCAGTACAGATTGTGGACAGCCATCCAGCACTTA ctgaagaaaatacagagaGTGTTGTTACGTGTGTGAGCCAAGTTAAACAAGAACCAAGAGAAAAAGCATTGTCTATGGAAAATAGATAA
- the CARF gene encoding calcium-responsive transcription factor isoform X9 encodes MECQYGPRRKGFQPKKAGEQESTSGQLYKATCPARIYIKKVQKFPEYRVPTDPKIDKKIIRMEQEKAFNMLKKNLIDAGGVLRWYVQLPTQQAHQYHEMETSCLPPSPSHFSVSSEEEEEVVRDENSTLPSRLHPQVADKIRELVSQGIEQVYAVRKQLRKYVERELFTPDEVPERHNLSFFPTVNDIKNHIHEVQKSLRNGEMVYNSESIPATLQWTTDSGNVLTETVTVAFASPPSDGSSGGESVITKAESNQSGESLIPETAQLLSSLSSLQPKIFAQLQGLQLQSTFTSTNGSTALIAVNNHSPPSPSSFLDSLGGAITSHSLALSQGHSLQAGAGLTQRSAAAAAFGTLPGSDQSLVAMGQLVPAGGVDDSRSLEGGVHQILLGDVQTIPVQIVDSHPALTEENTESVVTCVSQVKQEPREKALSMENR; translated from the exons ATGGAGTGCCAATATGGGCCaaggaggaaaggatttcagCCCAAAAAAGCTGGTGAGCAGGAAAGCACCTCTGGCCAGCTGTACAAAGCCACTTGTCCAGCAAG GATCTATATTAAAAAGGTTCAAAAGTTTCCGGAATACAGGGTTCCTACTGACCCTAAAATTGACAAGAAAATCATAAGAATGGAGCAGGAGAAAGCATTCAACATGCTGAAGAAGAACTTGATAGATGCTGGTGGTGTCCTCAG GTGGTATGTACAGTTACCTACTCAGCAAGCCCACCAATATCATGAAATGGAAActtcctgcctccctccttcGCCCTCCCATTTTTCTGTGTcttctgaggaggaggaggaagttgTTAGAGATGAGAACAGTACTCTGCCTTCTCGACTTCATCCTCAAGTGGCAGACAAGATCCGAGAACTGGTGTCTCAGGGAATAGAGCAGGTCTACGCAGTGAGGAAGCAGCTAAG AAAGTATGTGGAAAGAGAATTATTCACGCCTGATGAAGTGCCAGAAAGACATAACCTGTCCTTCTTCCCCACTGTGAATGACATCAAGAACCACATTCATGAAGTGCAGAAGTCCCTAAGGAATGGAGAGATGGTGTATAATTCAGAAAGTATCCCAGCAACG ctgcaATGGACCACAGACAGTGGGAATGTCCTCACAGAAACAGTGACTGTTGCGtttgcctcaccaccttcagaTG GGAGCTCAGGAGGGGAGTCAGTCATCACCAAAGCAGAATCCAACCAGAGTGGGGAGTCCTTGATACCAGAAACAGCTCAGCTGTTGTCTTCACTCTCTTCACTTCAGCCCAAGATATTTGCACAACTTCAG GGATTACAGCTGCAGTCAACATTTACCTCAACAAACGGATCAACGGCCCTGATAGCTGTAAATAAccattcccctcccagcccttcgAGTTTCCTGGATTCCCTAGGGGGTGCAATAACCAGCCATTCTCTAGCACTTAGTCAGGGGCACAGCCTGCAAGCAGGTGCTGGCCTAACGCAGcgtagtgctgctgctgctgcttttgggacTCTGCCTGGCTCTGATCAGAGTCTGGTTGCCATGGGCCAGCTGGTACCAGCTGGAGGGGTGGATGACTCCAGAAGCCTGGAAGGAGGAGTCCATCAGATTCTCTTAGGAGATGTACAGACTATTCCAGTACAGATTGTGGACAGCCATCCAGCACTTA ctgaagaaaatacagagaGTGTTGTTACGTGTGTGAGCCAAGTTAAACAAGAACCAAGAGAAAAAGCATTGTCTATGGAAAATAGATAA